AAAATTGATGGATGGCTTGTGTAAGGTTTGGCATCCATTTTTTTTAGAGGTTTTGGTTTGTAAATTGACAGGTTTGTAACATAATGGAAGGTTAGTAAAGATGATGACAAGATGTATGTTAGGCTTGAAAAACAATGGCTACTGTTTATATGGAAATTGCTAATGACTGCATATCTGAAACAAGGTTTAAGGGTTTCGTTGGTGTAGTAAGTTTGTGTGGGTTTTACTTTTATGTACATGTGATAGGATAGGATGTGTGGAAACTCTTGGTGAATGAAAAAGGGTTTTTAGtgtgaaaaaaaattgttaagtGTCAAAATTGATTGATTAATATGAAAGGAAAATCGGTTAAAATAAAGTGTGTGATCGGTCAATCTATGTTAACCAAAGAAGATCAAATGAGGCGGGTTTCATATCCTATGGTGGCTTCCATAACGAGACATCACACACAATCATTATAGATTCAGGAAGGGGTTAACCACATGTTAAGGTCAAAAGATTCGAAATGGGATTTGGTCATTTCTCTAATTAAAATATCCAATTGTTAGTTAATTTTTACAATTATTGCATAATTAATCAAATTATGTTATGCATAACCCCctgatataattataattatgtcaTTTGTTATCTAATAGAAAGTATAATTCCTTCGATCTTGATAAAATATTCttgataaaatatttgttatctaataaaataattttcacttACCACTTGTGAATTTTTGTTGCCACAATTTTACTACATTAGCATTTCTACACCAATGTTTTTCACAAATATTTTTAGACCCTTTATCACGTGTCATTTCAAAGTCAATAAAAATTAAGTGCAAGTCTTGTTGATCCCTCTGATATTACTCTTTCTATTATCATAGTAAATAGATCGTTTTCATGATTGACCTCTCATACATAAGATCATATTTTCTTAGTGTCTATTCAATCACTCGTTCCCATAATTTTATGGTATGACTCATAAGTTTGACCCCTCTATAGTTTGTACAATTTTGTATATCCTCATTGCTCTTATATATCGAAATTAATGTGCTTATTCTCAATTCTTCTTACATTTACTTTGATCTCATAATTTTGCTAAAAAGTTTAGTGAGTCATTCAATAACTCGATCTCTGATACTTTCCACACTTTAATAGGTGTAAAGTCTCCCCCAACCTCCAAGTTATTACTCATCCTTTTCAACTTTTTTTATCTCGGGTTTTTTAATTCGTTGATAGTAGTTATAGAATTATTTTTTATCTCTAATGTCTAGCATGTTAGATTTTGGTAAGATCTCatatcattcattaaataaattgtAGAAATACGTTTCCATCTATCATTTACATCATTtttctaaactaatatttttcctTCTCCATTTTAACATGTTTGATATGAtctaaatatattgtttttcttTCTCTATGTAGATTTTTCTTCCTTCTTAGTTCCTAAGGTTTGATATAATCTGTCTCCATCTTTAACATGTTTTATATGAtctaaatatattgtttttcttTCTCTATGTAGATTTTTCTTCCTTCTTAGTTTCTAAGGTTTGATATATAATCTGtcaaaagcttgaattcttgatttGCTCACTGCAATTTTTAGTctctttctttatatttcttaattttttGTATTTAATCATGTCATACAAATTCAACAAAATTTTACTAACCGTTGACTGTCTAACACAACTCTTTTTTCATACGAGCTTGAATTCTTGATTTGCTCACTGCAATTTTTAGTctctttctttatatttcttaATTTATTGTATTTAATCATGTCATACAAATTCAACAAAATTTTACTAACCGTTGACTGTCTAACACAACTCTTTTTTCATACGAGCTTGAGACTGGTTATATATAACAAACTAACATAGGTACGTTTCATAGTAAAAATgttaatttcaaattctttaaatattttgCCAGCATGTTTCAATTCGGCCTTAGAGGGCATTTGGAAATTAAGGAATACTATAATATTTTGTCAGCAGTAAATTGATATCTTATATCTATCGAGTAATGGAACATATAAAGCTGCATGGATGAAGGAAAAGATCAAATGATTTAATTATACATTTTTCACCAATGGTGTGTTTTTCTGGTGGAACGGCAAGACTTATGATTATTGCGAATTGTGCAAAGGTGATGGCACTGATGCAAGTGAACTTCCAcaacacaaaataaaacaataaaaacacaGCATAACACATTGTTACTCATTTAGATAAACTGTTTCTGAATGTACTAAATCTTAACAAGCTCATAATAAGAACAGTGAAACTTCAGTAATAATCTAAATCTTGACAAGCTCATAATAGTCTCTTTCTCATGATATAGGAAAGTCTTCTCTTGAACATCTACTAGTTAGTACCACATGACTTATTTTCTTGAATAACATATTCTATATGCAAATGAATTTCCACAACAAACAATACACACACTGATCTACATTAAGTCCTAAAATACTACAGTTCCTGAACCTGATTATAGCCAAGAGATCCTTAGTTATTTCTGCAGCTGAAGTTCTTTCTCTTACGCAAAAGTTAAACGGATCGAGGAACTTGTTCAgctataatcatcatcatcacaaactctCTCTTCTACTCTACTATCTTTCTACTTCTCTACACCTGCATGTAGAGTTGTATACAAACAAACTCCAAAATGTAGAATTGTATTGAAGTTAATCTATGGACTCATGCCGAGTCTTCCGCTGGCCAGTAGTGTCATCAGAATCATGCAGCTTAGGAAAGGCCTCAGACCAGTTGAATGAGAGGTATCCGGAGAGGCTGAAGGCCCACCAAAACCTATTGAAGGTGAGTTAGAACCAGAGCTGCAAAAGATGTGAATAATGAACATGGTTAGTACTAGTAGTGCTCCCTTGTTCCATATCTATTGATGTTATAAGCTTAGTGCACACATAGCAAGAACTAATTAAGAAATAATAAACCAATATACTATCTACGAATCACGGATATCTGAAACACAATAGTGACACGTTTCAGACACCTTAGACAGACACTAACACACACTTTTTCCAGAGATATCGGTGCAGAGAATATACCAAAACAATATTCTAACGGATACAGTAAACATGACAACACATTTCAGACACCAGACACCTTTTTTCAAAGGCATCTATGCCAGAGTACACTATTGAGTTGAGTTAGTATCTTATAGGCTTAAAGGATTCAAAGAAATCTATCAGTAATGAAAGCTTTCTATTCACAGTTCTCACTTACCCGGATGAGCCTGTTCCTCCTCCTGAAGATGATGGAAAGACACAAGTACCAGAACCTATTCACAATTCAAAAGAGAGTTCATCAGGACAGTTCATAAAACTTTATGAAGCATAATATGAAAAATTAGGATATAAAACTACTAAGATCTTACTAGGATTGGTAGTAACAATGGTAGCAACCCCTCCAAAGTCACAGCTAGTAGGAGCAGGATTCTTCACGTAGTAGCTATTGAAAGCAAAAGAAGCATGGTTTTGAAGTGAATTAGGATTATAACAGATTCCGCCTTGTTGTATTTGTGTACAATCAGCACCATTAGTTCCACAAGCATAATCCAATGCAGTTTGAAGTGTAGTCTGTGAAACTCCAGGTTTAGCCACACACCAGCTACCACCACCACTACCACCTCcttgagaagatgaagatgaagatggaggaGGATTCATGGTTGAAGGAGGAGGCTGAATCTGAGGATTTGTACCAGGAACAGTTCCAGATAACGGTGAAGGTGGTGGATAAGAACTCACAGGAACAGTTCCAGTTCCAGTGCCAGTTCCTGGAACTGTTATAGGAGCTGTAACGGGATTTGTGACAGGAACTGGTGAGTTTGCTGGATTTGTTGGTGGTGCTAATGAAACTGGTGGTGTGGTGGAAGGGACAAGATTTGTAGCACCTGGATTCGTTGAAGGAACAGTGATGATTGCTGGTGAAGTTGATGCTGGATTTGTGTATTGTAGAGTTCTCCTAGTTGCAAAAAACTGAATCTGAGATTTTGAGATCTTGCTTTTTTGAAGAAATTGTGTTGATAATGCATTGTTTGCTGCAAAGAGAGTGAGAAAAGAGAAGAACAAGAAGCGTAATGAAGCTTGATTTGCCATGGTGAAGTGGTGTTTGAGGAATTTAGAAGTGAGAAATGAGAGAATGAAAAGGATGTTTTATTAAGTTGTAATGAGGAGAAAAAGATGTTCCTTTGTTACTAAGGAAATGGTTTGGTGATAGAACTATTTGTTGGCACAAAGAAGCACAATCAAAATGGCTTTATGTTATGGCTTTTTTTCTTTCTACTACTTTGTGAAGCTTTAATACTCCTTTATTAGAACTAGTAGCACACAACTAGGTGACACAAATAAATCATGTGCATTGAATTTAACAGATGTTGGTTTATGAGGGACTGGGACACACATGCTCTGTTCCGTTGATATTGATTTTTAATTTAGAGTGTGCACAGATAACGATGTTTATAGCCGTTGGATTCCCTGACCGACTCAGTCATGAATGATGACTGGTTCATGTACCAGACGCATGATCTAGTGCCACTTGTTGAATTAAGACAAAAGGAGTACTATATAAACGTTAGGAATTAAGATTAATTAATATGTAAATTCAGAATTATTCGAAAATCTTAACTTAAAATGAAAGTAATTAAacctatttgttttaatttaagtatTGATCCCTCTATTATATGAGTCTCTAAAGAAATGGAGAACACAAGTACTATAATTTTTATGGAGtggagatcctctccatttctctaAAGAAATGAAGATCCctctatttcaaattcaatcaCTTTTTGTTTTTGAGTGACTTTTTTATTCTCTCTTATATTTATTATCACAATTAAtgttgtttatttttaaattatttgttatttgtggaatgtaataaatattaattagttcatttgttttaaatagccattttattaataatttctaaaatttttattatgttatttacGTTTTTTCTTATATCAAATTACAAGACAGCTACTCCTTCCGTCTAGGGATGTCAATGGAGCGGGGCGGGGACGGGGAaacattcccatcacaatccccgccctcgaatctattccccatcccTGCTTCAAATCCCCGTTACGGGGAgattttgtcccccatccccgtccccgcggatcCTCACTGATTCCCAAGGTTCATGCCGAGATCCATAAACAtgactttttatttattatttaaaaccaaattaatagtaaaagcttcaaaaactaaccacaaaaaatttagaaattattcctttatgataaatatattgttttaataatatttaatctataatattaagTGTCATGAACACCAAAATTTcaacttaaaaaaaattgaaataatcatttagatctcagtcttttactaacaatacacacacatatatatatatatatatatatatatatatatatatatatatatatatatatatatatatatatatatatatatatatatatatatatatatatatatatatatatatatatatatatatatatatttttataattgtgtataagattaattatataaaatgacaaataaacttacataataatttaaaatgtatATATAAATTAAGGATTGTGCTATTTTAAgcggggcggggactccacggggcgggggatatttacgccacccccgtccccAAAGTGCCTTCAGGGAGACTTTGTTCCCCGTCCCTGCAGGAGAAAAATTCCCCGTCTTTGGGGCCCGAAACGGGGAATCCCCACGGGATCCCCActaacggaggcaagttgacatccctacttccgtctcacaataggtattctctttccaatttttatttgtctcatattatttgtccatttagaatatgtaatatttattatttctctccactaacttacccttatttattgtattttaattcatttaagtattctactatctattattaataagattattttagtaaatgagactcattttatcattgaaatcaacataattaatcattttttaaaaagtgTGAAAATTCAAAGaagacacctattgtgagacggagggagtaataattaGTACTCCACTTTTTCTCCATCTCATAATAAGTGTGTCACTTCCACTTtttctatgtctcaaaataaatgtccctttagaataccaatgcaacatttattatttttttccactactatacccctatatattaactttcacgtttttcaacaaCTCTACataaataagggtactttagtaaatgatattaactttatcattaaaatcaacacatctaattattttcttaagaACTGTGCATAgctcaaataagacacttattatgagacaaaTGAAGTATCTATTAAAAAAACATGTCTCATAATGTGCACGTACTAATGTTTTTGAAGTACTGCTACAAACGTTAGGAATTAGGATTAATTAACATGTAAATTCAGAATTATTCGAAAATCTTAGCTAAAAATACAAgtaattaaactatttttttgttttaattgaagTATTGATTGCTACTACTATATTATAtctctatttcaaattcaatcaCTTTTTGTTTATCTCTGCTTCAAATTCGGTGACTTTTTCATTCTCTCTTATATTTTTATCACAATTAATggtgtttatttttaaa
The Vicia villosa cultivar HV-30 ecotype Madison, WI linkage group LG6, Vvil1.0, whole genome shotgun sequence genome window above contains:
- the LOC131612770 gene encoding glucan endo-1,3-beta-glucosidase 12-like, which translates into the protein MANQASLRFLFFSFLTLFAANNALSTQFLQKSKISKSQIQFFATRRTLQYTNPASTSPAIITVPSTNPGATNLVPSTTPPVSLAPPTNPANSPVPVTNPVTAPITVPGTGTGTGTVPVSSYPPPSPLSGTVPGTNPQIQPPPSTMNPPPSSSSSSQGGGSGGGSWCVAKPGVSQTTLQTALDYACGTNGADCTQIQQGGICYNPNSLQNHASFAFNSYYVKNPAPTSCDFGGVATIVTTNPSSGTCVFPSSSGGGTGSSGSGSNSPSIGFGGPSASPDTSHSTGLRPFLSCMILMTLLASGRLGMSP